A genome region from Dickeya dadantii NCPPB 898 includes the following:
- a CDS encoding MBL fold metallo-hydrolase has translation MPDDIRPHYNPQTGRFFNLRPSAAPRMNLWQSLSLLWRLGFQRKGRVPDKRLPVISPDLNAFLAVDERLKFIWFGHSTLLLNLDDTRILIDPVFSASVSPFSFMFRRFQPPVLAREALPDIDIILLSHDHYDHLDEQTIRAFRDTPTRFIAPLKVGEHLKKWGIEAERIQELEWYQSHTLNDITFTATPSHHFSGRSLSGRNTTLWASWVIQGQRERIFFSGDSGYGEHFRDIGERFGPFSLAFMENGQYNERWPDSHMHPEQTVQAVQDVRASLFMPIHWGMFALAFHDWADPVRNSSQLARERQLPMIMPMLGEIVTLGMPTATPAWWEQQADCQRAQVITDAVVQDVE, from the coding sequence ATGCCAGATGACATTAGGCCGCACTACAACCCACAGACCGGGCGTTTTTTCAACCTGCGCCCGTCAGCCGCGCCGCGGATGAACCTGTGGCAAAGCCTGTCGCTGCTGTGGCGGCTCGGTTTTCAGCGCAAAGGTCGCGTACCGGACAAACGACTGCCGGTGATATCCCCTGACCTCAATGCGTTCCTCGCCGTCGACGAGCGCCTCAAATTTATCTGGTTCGGACACTCGACCCTGCTGCTCAATCTGGATGATACCCGCATCCTGATCGACCCGGTGTTTTCCGCCAGCGTGTCGCCATTCAGCTTTATGTTTCGCCGTTTTCAGCCGCCGGTGCTGGCGCGCGAAGCGCTGCCGGACATCGACATCATTCTGCTGTCGCACGACCACTACGACCATCTCGACGAACAGACCATTCGCGCCTTCCGCGACACCCCGACCCGCTTTATCGCCCCGCTGAAAGTGGGCGAGCACCTGAAAAAATGGGGCATTGAAGCGGAACGGATTCAGGAGCTGGAATGGTATCAATCTCATACGCTTAACGACATCACGTTCACCGCCACGCCGTCGCACCACTTTTCCGGCCGCAGCCTATCCGGCCGTAATACTACGCTATGGGCGTCCTGGGTGATTCAGGGACAGCGGGAGCGCATTTTTTTCAGCGGCGACTCCGGCTATGGCGAGCACTTCCGCGATATCGGCGAACGCTTCGGCCCGTTCTCCCTGGCATTTATGGAAAACGGCCAGTACAACGAACGCTGGCCGGACTCACACATGCACCCGGAACAGACCGTGCAGGCGGTGCAGGACGTGCGCGCCAGCCTGTTTATGCCGATCCACTGGGGGATGTTCGCGCTGGCCTTTCACGACTGGGCCGACCCGGTGCGCAACAGCAGCCAATTGGCGCGAGAGCGGCAGTTGCCGATGATCATGCCGATGCTGGGGGAAATCGTCACACTGGGGATGCCTACGGCGACGCCGGCGTGGTGGGAGCAGCAGGCTGATTGTCAACGCGCACAGGTGATAACCGATGCCGTCGTGCAGGATGTGGAATAG
- a CDS encoding LysR family transcriptional regulator, protein MQHELQGIKAFVKIADTGCFTKASELLHISQPALTRRIKKLEESLGTTLFERSTRRVSLTAVGKSFLPNARNLIDFYENSILNIQEMASHQTGFVTLSCIPTAAFYFLPAVIRNYNEHYPNIRIRILEHSASDCLDAVLNGDADFGINMINVTHFNVEFTPLVNEPFVLACRRDHPLAKKSLVMWEELADYPLIGVRRSSGNRLLIEQALENSAWKPNWFYEVRHLSTSLGMVEAGLGIAAVPSLAMPRDEHHVLVSKPLIEPVVRRTLGVVQRKDSTLTPAAERFKDILMHLWSNEKNSPWIGKFNL, encoded by the coding sequence ATGCAGCATGAGCTTCAGGGCATCAAGGCGTTTGTCAAAATTGCGGATACCGGCTGCTTTACCAAAGCCTCAGAGCTGTTGCACATTTCTCAACCGGCGTTAACGCGACGGATAAAAAAGCTGGAAGAGAGCCTGGGAACCACGCTGTTTGAACGCTCGACCCGCCGGGTCAGCCTGACCGCCGTTGGCAAAAGCTTTTTGCCTAACGCAAGAAACCTCATTGATTTTTATGAAAACTCCATACTGAACATTCAGGAAATGGCCTCACACCAGACCGGCTTTGTTACGCTGTCTTGTATTCCCACCGCCGCTTTCTATTTCCTGCCTGCCGTTATTCGTAATTACAACGAACACTACCCGAATATCCGCATTCGCATACTGGAACACAGCGCAAGCGATTGTCTGGACGCGGTACTCAACGGAGACGCGGATTTTGGTATTAACATGATCAACGTCACACACTTTAATGTGGAGTTTACGCCGTTGGTGAATGAGCCCTTTGTACTGGCCTGCCGGCGTGACCATCCGCTGGCAAAAAAGTCGCTGGTGATGTGGGAGGAACTGGCGGATTACCCGCTGATTGGCGTGAGACGCTCCAGCGGCAACCGGTTGCTGATTGAACAGGCGCTGGAAAACAGCGCCTGGAAACCTAACTGGTTTTATGAGGTACGCCACCTGTCGACCTCGCTTGGCATGGTGGAAGCCGGTCTGGGTATCGCGGCCGTCCCCAGTCTGGCGATGCCGCGCGACGAGCACCATGTGTTAGTGAGCAAACCGCTGATAGAACCGGTCGTGCGCAGAACGCTCGGCGTGGTGCAACGCAAGGACTCCACGCTGACGCCAGCGGCTGAGCGCTTTAAAGATATCCTGATGCATCTGTGGTCCAACGAGAAGAACAGCCCCTGGATAGGCAAATTCAACCTCTGA
- a CDS encoding 4-oxalomesaconate tautomerase, with protein sequence MVKIPCVLMRGGTSKGPVILASDLPQDRQQRDEVLLALMGSGHELEIDGIGGGAPQTSKVAIVSKSTHPDADVDYLFAQVMVKERRVDTTPNCGNMLCAVGPFAIEHGLVTANHPTTRVRIRNLNTGTLVDADIHTPQRRVEYDGETEIDGVPGSAAPVGLTFLNSAGSKTGKLFPSGKVRDVFDGVEVTCIDMAMPMVLIDARSLNKTGSESPQALEADRAFMQQLERIRLQAGQAMGLGDVSNKVIPKPVLLSPPTAGGTLQVRYFMPHNCHRSLAITGSIGISTACVVENSVAQTVLPEKYRQIFLEEVNIEHPSGKIAVSLMKNGELYEDIRASVIRTARKLFVGNVFIPSYSLETADI encoded by the coding sequence ATGGTAAAGATTCCCTGTGTATTAATGCGCGGCGGTACGTCAAAAGGCCCGGTGATTCTGGCCAGCGATTTACCGCAAGATCGCCAACAGCGTGATGAAGTATTGCTGGCATTGATGGGCTCCGGCCATGAGCTGGAGATTGACGGTATTGGCGGCGGCGCGCCGCAAACCAGCAAGGTGGCGATTGTCAGCAAATCCACCCACCCGGATGCGGATGTGGATTACCTGTTCGCACAGGTGATGGTGAAAGAGCGCCGGGTGGATACCACGCCGAACTGCGGCAATATGCTGTGCGCCGTGGGACCGTTCGCTATTGAGCATGGATTGGTGACCGCCAACCATCCAACCACACGGGTGCGCATTCGTAACCTGAATACCGGTACGCTGGTGGATGCGGATATTCATACGCCGCAGCGGCGCGTGGAGTACGACGGCGAAACCGAAATCGACGGTGTACCCGGTAGTGCGGCCCCGGTGGGGCTGACATTCCTGAATTCGGCTGGCAGCAAAACCGGCAAACTGTTTCCCTCCGGCAAGGTGCGTGATGTGTTTGACGGGGTCGAGGTGACTTGCATCGATATGGCGATGCCGATGGTGCTTATCGATGCCCGCTCGTTGAATAAGACGGGCAGTGAGTCTCCGCAGGCGCTGGAGGCGGACAGGGCATTTATGCAACAACTGGAGCGCATTCGATTACAGGCCGGGCAGGCGATGGGGCTGGGTGACGTCAGCAATAAAGTTATCCCTAAACCGGTATTGCTCAGCCCGCCGACCGCCGGCGGAACGCTTCAGGTGCGTTATTTTATGCCGCATAACTGCCACCGCTCTCTGGCAATTACCGGATCTATCGGTATTTCTACCGCTTGTGTAGTAGAAAACAGCGTGGCACAAACGGTACTGCCGGAGAAATATCGACAAATTTTTCTGGAGGAGGTCAATATTGAGCACCCCAGTGGAAAAATTGCCGTGTCGCTGATGAAAAACGGCGAGCTTTACGAAGATATTCGTGCTTCTGTTATTCGAACGGCGAGAAAGTTATTTGTTGGTAATGTCTTTATTCCTTCATACTCTCTGGAAACAGCAGATATTTAA
- a CDS encoding MFS transporter: MSAIQAPTSNDQEQPVNITKYLRVIFALAFSGLAELASLFFIQPLLPVLAKDYDVPVSQVSIILSAETAMLAIGLLFTGTLADRYGRKRLIVVSLLLGGLLTLICPLVKSWALLVMVRGVIGLALSGIAAAATAYISEEVAPVVAGVVTGYFVFGNSIGGMSGRVIASQLIGNTSIDVIFYGFAFTLMFAALLVSVVLPASKNFTASSSLNFSYIVKGAMAHFKNKKLSLMYVVSFIIFGVFTSLYNYLAFFLAREPFNVSHANAGLISFSFLMSFFTAPQAGRLSQKYGAMKVLSALFTLMVVGMLLTLTGNLPIFVLGAILFTGCFFGCHSIGLSWVSKNATHARGQATAFYLFFYYMGGSVVGYCNGLIFSSAGWLGMTAFIITLLVGGVLVATYLNGIQRVSLVAAQSNK, translated from the coding sequence ATGAGTGCAATTCAGGCACCTACATCAAATGATCAGGAACAACCTGTTAATATCACGAAGTATTTGCGTGTTATTTTCGCTCTGGCTTTTTCCGGTCTGGCCGAACTGGCATCATTATTTTTTATTCAACCGTTATTACCGGTGCTGGCTAAAGATTATGACGTTCCGGTCAGCCAGGTGAGTATTATTCTGTCGGCGGAAACCGCCATGCTGGCTATCGGGTTGTTGTTTACCGGCACATTAGCCGACCGTTACGGGCGCAAACGGCTAATTGTGGTGTCACTGCTGCTGGGCGGACTTCTGACGCTGATTTGCCCACTGGTAAAATCCTGGGCATTGCTGGTAATGGTGCGGGGCGTGATTGGCCTGGCGCTAAGTGGTATTGCCGCCGCTGCGACCGCCTATATCAGTGAAGAAGTTGCTCCGGTAGTGGCCGGCGTGGTGACGGGATATTTCGTATTTGGTAATTCGATTGGCGGCATGTCGGGTCGCGTTATCGCCAGCCAGTTGATTGGCAATACCTCTATTGATGTTATCTTCTATGGCTTTGCCTTTACGCTGATGTTTGCCGCGCTGCTGGTTTCGGTGGTGCTGCCCGCATCGAAAAACTTTACTGCCAGCAGTAGCCTGAACTTTTCCTACATCGTCAAAGGGGCTATGGCGCATTTTAAAAACAAAAAATTGTCCCTGATGTATGTGGTTAGTTTCATTATTTTTGGCGTATTTACCTCGCTGTATAATTATCTGGCCTTTTTCCTGGCGCGTGAACCCTTTAATGTCTCTCATGCTAATGCCGGGTTAATTTCTTTCAGTTTTTTAATGAGCTTCTTTACCGCGCCACAAGCAGGTCGCTTATCGCAAAAATATGGCGCAATGAAAGTCTTGTCTGCATTATTTACGCTAATGGTTGTCGGTATGCTGCTGACGTTAACCGGTAATTTGCCGATATTTGTCCTCGGCGCTATTCTGTTTACCGGATGTTTCTTTGGCTGCCACTCTATTGGATTGAGCTGGGTGAGTAAAAATGCCACACACGCCCGTGGTCAGGCAACCGCATTTTACCTGTTCTTTTATTATATGGGCGGCTCCGTAGTTGGTTATTGCAATGGATTAATCTTCTCTTCGGCCGGCTGGCTCGGTATGACGGCATTTATTATTACGTTGCTGGTCGGCGGTGTTTTGGTGGCGACTTATCTGAACGGTATACAGCGTGTCAGTCTGGTTGCAGCACAAAGCAATAAATAA
- a CDS encoding fumarylacetoacetate hydrolase family protein has protein sequence MKLASYRHHGKNSYGIHTPAGLIDLGSRLGDRYPDLKALLAGDALQDAAAFQSQTPDVAVADVTFLPVIVSPSKILCVGMNYADKRKEFNEQNPAPTLFVRFADSQTGHGTPVLKPHYSSEFDYEGELAVIIGKSGQNIPRDEALSFVAGYSCYMDGSARDWQHSWFTAGKNWQKTGAFGPYLTTRDEIPDPHALTIRTYLNGRMVQDDNTASMIHKVADLIEYISTFTALSAGDVIITGSPGGVGKKRTPPLFMKPGDSIEVEIENVGHLRNTIGEVAQPVKTPRAAPAAVGH, from the coding sequence ATGAAACTTGCAAGTTACCGCCATCACGGCAAAAACAGCTACGGGATCCACACGCCGGCGGGCCTGATTGATTTGGGAAGCCGCCTCGGCGACCGTTATCCGGACCTGAAAGCCTTGCTGGCGGGCGATGCGCTCCAGGACGCCGCGGCGTTCCAGAGCCAGACGCCGGACGTCGCCGTGGCCGACGTGACCTTCCTGCCGGTGATTGTGTCGCCGTCCAAAATCCTGTGCGTCGGCATGAACTACGCCGACAAACGTAAAGAGTTCAACGAGCAGAACCCGGCGCCGACCCTGTTTGTGCGGTTCGCCGACTCGCAGACCGGCCACGGTACCCCGGTGCTCAAGCCGCACTACTCCAGCGAGTTCGACTATGAAGGCGAACTGGCGGTGATCATCGGCAAAAGCGGTCAGAACATCCCCCGCGACGAGGCACTGTCGTTTGTCGCCGGTTACAGCTGCTATATGGACGGCTCCGCCCGCGACTGGCAGCACAGCTGGTTTACCGCCGGCAAGAACTGGCAGAAAACCGGGGCGTTCGGGCCGTATCTCACCACCCGTGACGAAATTCCGGATCCGCATGCCCTGACCATCCGTACCTACCTGAACGGCCGCATGGTGCAGGACGACAACACCGCCAGCATGATCCACAAGGTGGCGGATCTGATCGAATACATCAGTACCTTCACCGCGCTGAGCGCCGGTGACGTGATCATTACCGGCTCGCCGGGCGGTGTCGGCAAGAAACGCACGCCGCCGCTGTTCATGAAGCCGGGCGACAGCATTGAAGTGGAAATTGAAAACGTGGGTCACCTGCGCAACACCATTGGTGAAGTCGCCCAGCCGGTGAAAACCCCGCGAGCGGCGCCCGCCGCCGTGGGGCACTGA
- the citC gene encoding [citrate (pro-3S)-lyase] ligase, producing the protein MYADESFTFATLDVRVQPRELAEVSQFLGRCQLGMDRDIEFFVVGRHNGQLVACAGLCANTIKCVAVDPDYRDRNLGVKVVNEVVQFAAGRGQFHLFLYTRPCNIPVFRGCGFYPLACYDDQAVLMENTPIGIKQYCQSLATQVKPGRDIGAIVMNANPFTLGHRYLAEQAARACDWLHIFVVREDVSFFPFTERLEMVRQGVAHIPNLTVHAGSEYMISKATFPGYFLKEEKLITQAHAALDLIIFRRYIAPALGITRRFVGTEPFCPVTHQYNQDMHHWLEQAGQVAAPALEVVEIERTREHSGLAISASEVRRLLKLRQFEAIREIVPATTFAHLQRYGELACA; encoded by the coding sequence ATGTACGCCGATGAGAGTTTTACGTTTGCCACGCTGGATGTTCGCGTCCAACCCCGTGAACTGGCGGAAGTCAGTCAGTTTCTCGGGCGGTGCCAGTTGGGCATGGACAGGGATATCGAGTTTTTTGTGGTGGGCAGACATAACGGCCAGCTGGTGGCCTGCGCCGGACTGTGCGCGAATACCATCAAGTGTGTGGCGGTAGACCCCGATTATCGTGACCGCAATCTGGGGGTGAAGGTGGTGAACGAGGTGGTGCAGTTCGCCGCCGGGCGCGGTCAGTTCCACCTGTTTCTCTACACCCGTCCCTGCAATATTCCGGTTTTCCGCGGCTGTGGCTTCTACCCGCTGGCCTGTTATGACGACCAGGCCGTGCTGATGGAAAACACGCCCATCGGCATCAAACAGTATTGTCAGTCGCTGGCGACGCAGGTCAAACCGGGCCGGGACATCGGCGCCATCGTGATGAACGCCAACCCGTTCACGCTGGGGCACCGTTATCTGGCCGAGCAGGCCGCCCGCGCCTGCGACTGGCTGCATATCTTCGTGGTGCGGGAAGACGTGTCGTTTTTCCCGTTCACCGAACGGCTGGAGATGGTGCGTCAGGGCGTGGCGCATATTCCGAATCTGACGGTGCACGCCGGGTCGGAATACATGATCTCCAAGGCCACCTTCCCGGGCTATTTCCTGAAGGAAGAGAAACTGATTACCCAGGCGCATGCGGCGCTGGATCTGATCATCTTTCGCCGGTACATCGCCCCGGCGCTCGGTATTACCCGGCGCTTCGTCGGCACCGAGCCGTTCTGCCCGGTCACGCATCAGTACAACCAGGATATGCACCACTGGCTGGAGCAGGCCGGGCAGGTGGCCGCCCCGGCGCTGGAAGTGGTGGAAATTGAACGCACCCGCGAACACTCCGGCCTGGCGATTTCCGCCTCTGAAGTGCGCCGGTTACTGAAGCTGCGTCAGTTTGAAGCTATCCGCGAGATTGTCCCGGCGACCACGTTTGCGCATTTACAACGCTATGGCGAACTCGCCTGTGCGTAA
- the citD gene encoding citrate lyase acyl carrier protein, whose protein sequence is MKIIKEALAGTFESSDLLVRVAPAEGPLTVVINSEVIKQFGAQITQVVNDTLRTLGVESGTIVVEDKGALDCVIRARVQSAVLRAAGVEDIDWETL, encoded by the coding sequence ATGAAAATTATCAAGGAGGCCCTGGCGGGCACCTTTGAATCCAGCGATTTGCTGGTCAGGGTGGCGCCGGCGGAAGGCCCGTTGACCGTGGTGATCAACAGCGAGGTCATCAAACAGTTTGGCGCGCAGATCACGCAGGTGGTGAACGACACCCTGCGCACGCTGGGCGTGGAGTCCGGCACCATCGTGGTCGAGGACAAGGGCGCGCTGGACTGCGTGATCCGTGCCCGGGTGCAGAGCGCGGTGCTGCGCGCCGCCGGCGTGGAAGACATTGACTGGGAGACACTGTGA
- the citE gene encoding citrate (pro-3S)-lyase subunit beta, whose product MTGRHCDDTTQPKKLRRSMLFLPGANAAMLSNAFIYQPDSIMFDLEDAVSLREKDTARLLVYHALQHPMYRDIETVVRINQLNTPFGLKDLEAAVRGGVDVIRLPKTDSTDDVDELEHHLARIEKACGRDVGSTRIMAAIESAVGVINAVSIARSSERMIGIALAAFDYVMDMQTERGDGTELFYARCAVLHAARAAGIDAFDVVYSNVNDEDGFLKEVDLIRRLGFNGKSLINPRQIELLHNAYAPTQDEVDYAHLVIRAAEDGERAGLGVISLNGKMIDGPIIDHARRVVERALASGVRQ is encoded by the coding sequence TTGACTGGGAGACACTGTGATGACACCACTCAGCCGAAAAAACTGCGCCGCAGCATGCTGTTCCTGCCGGGCGCCAACGCCGCCATGTTGTCCAACGCCTTTATCTACCAGCCGGACTCCATCATGTTCGACCTGGAAGACGCCGTGTCCCTGCGTGAGAAAGACACCGCGCGCCTGCTGGTGTACCACGCGCTGCAGCACCCGATGTACCGGGATATTGAAACCGTGGTGCGCATCAACCAGCTCAACACCCCGTTCGGCCTGAAAGACCTGGAAGCGGCGGTGCGGGGCGGCGTGGATGTCATTCGCCTGCCGAAAACCGACTCCACCGACGATGTCGATGAACTGGAGCATCACCTGGCGCGCATCGAAAAAGCGTGCGGACGTGACGTCGGCTCTACCCGCATCATGGCGGCGATCGAGTCCGCGGTCGGGGTGATCAACGCGGTGTCTATCGCCCGCTCCTCCGAGCGGATGATCGGCATCGCGCTGGCGGCGTTCGACTATGTGATGGACATGCAGACCGAACGCGGCGACGGTACCGAACTGTTCTACGCCCGCTGTGCGGTGCTGCATGCCGCCCGTGCCGCCGGTATCGATGCCTTTGACGTGGTGTACTCCAACGTCAACGACGAAGACGGTTTCCTGAAAGAAGTGGATCTGATCCGCCGGCTGGGCTTCAACGGCAAGTCGCTGATCAACCCGCGTCAGATTGAACTGCTGCACAACGCCTACGCGCCGACCCAGGATGAGGTGGACTACGCCCATCTGGTCATCAGGGCGGCGGAAGACGGCGAACGCGCCGGTCTGGGGGTCATTTCGCTGAACGGAAAAATGATCGACGGCCCGATTATCGACCACGCCCGCCGGGTGGTGGAGCGCGCGCTGGCGTCCGGCGTACGCCAATAG
- a CDS encoding citrate lyase subunit alpha — protein sequence MSNFIEALQQHYPEKSPLQPFVNANHRTPWLNDVTEKHQRKLCADLEEAIRKSGLQDGMTISFHHAFREGDKVINHVVDTLARLGFKNLTLASSSLMTCNAPLIEHIRNGVISRIYTSGMRGKLADAISHGLMKEPVQIHSHGGRVHLLQSGELKIDV from the coding sequence ATGAGTAATTTTATTGAAGCACTGCAGCAGCACTATCCGGAAAAAAGCCCTCTGCAACCGTTCGTCAATGCCAACCACCGTACCCCCTGGCTGAATGACGTCACCGAAAAACACCAGCGCAAGCTGTGTGCCGATCTTGAAGAGGCCATTCGCAAAAGCGGTCTGCAGGACGGCATGACCATTTCGTTCCACCACGCCTTCCGTGAAGGCGACAAGGTGATTAACCATGTGGTGGATACGCTGGCTCGTCTGGGGTTTAAAAACCTGACGCTGGCCTCCAGTTCGCTGATGACCTGCAACGCGCCGCTGATCGAGCATATCCGCAATGGCGTGATCAGCCGCATCTACACCTCCGGTATGCGCGGCAAGCTGGCGGACGCCATTTCGCACGGCCTGATGAAAGAGCCGGTGCAGATTCACTCGCACGGCGGCCGCGTGCATCTGCTGCAGAGCGGCGAACTGAAGATTGACGT
- a CDS encoding citrate lyase subunit alpha: DLHEKGLIEKLLDTQCFDANAAASLAKNPNHVEISTNVYANPSAKAACCDQLDVVILSALEIDTQFNVNVITGSDGVMRGASGGHCDVATAANLTIVVAPLIRSRIPTVVRQVTTCVTPGSAIDVLVTDHGIAVNPARPEVAERLVSAGLRVMSIEELYQRAIQLVGEPKAIEFHDRIVGVIRYRDGSVIDVVRQVKEDNE, from the coding sequence GACCTGCATGAAAAAGGGCTGATTGAGAAGCTGCTGGATACCCAGTGCTTTGACGCCAACGCGGCGGCATCGCTGGCGAAAAACCCCAACCATGTGGAAATCTCCACCAACGTCTACGCCAACCCCAGTGCCAAGGCCGCCTGCTGCGACCAGCTGGACGTGGTGATCCTGAGCGCGCTGGAAATCGACACCCAGTTTAACGTCAACGTGATCACCGGCTCCGACGGGGTGATGCGCGGCGCGTCCGGCGGCCATTGCGACGTGGCGACGGCGGCCAACCTGACCATCGTGGTGGCGCCGTTGATCCGCAGCCGTATTCCGACGGTGGTGCGTCAGGTGACGACCTGCGTGACGCCGGGCAGCGCCATCGACGTGCTGGTGACCGACCACGGCATCGCCGTCAACCCGGCGCGTCCGGAGGTGGCGGAGCGGCTGGTCAGCGCCGGTCTGCGCGTGATGTCGATTGAAGAATTGTACCAGCGGGCGATCCAGCTGGTGGGCGAACCGAAGGCCATCGAATTCCACGACCGCATCGTCGGGGTGATCCGCTACCGTGACGGCAGTGTGATTGACGTGGTGCGTCAGGTTAAAGAGGACAACGAGTGA